In the Silene latifolia isolate original U9 population chromosome 1, ASM4854445v1, whole genome shotgun sequence genome, AATACATAGGTTTCTGTTTTAAGAGTTTACAGAAGAAAGTACTTCACTTTGCCCAGTAGCAGCCGCAGCGTTAGAGCGACTCCTATCCGTTGCCATATTCAATCGCAAAGGTCGCCCTTCCAGTTCCTATAAAACGCGGAAACACAAAGTTAGTGTTCCTATCCATATTGTGACATTCCTGAACAAAAATGGCAGATGTCAACTAGCTTAGTTGGTAAAGTCTTAAGTAGTGGTACTTAGGACCTGGGTTCAAACCCCGTTAGCATCATAATCgcccagaaaaaaaaaaacattgcgAATAATATGCGTCTAGGCCGAAACGAGTTTAAGTCAAAGGAGTAATTTAATAAGTACACATACCACTCCATTCATGTCACTGATAGCAGATTGTGCATCCTCTGCTGATTGAAATGAAACAAACCCAAAACCTCGAGATCTTCCACTATCTCTCTCATAAACCACCTTGGCACTCGAAAAACCTGCTTGGTTTGAAAATGCGTCCCTAAGGCCTTGTGTAGTGACGCCCCATCCAAGATTACCAGCATAGATCTTATGAGGCGTGTCTACAAAACTCTGGTTGCTGATCCGGATTTTAGCCCCCATCATTTTCCGCTCACCTCCTTTTGGAACTTCAGGGAAGTTCACTCTAATTGTTCGGCCTCCTACTTCCTGCACAATGAACTTCCACATTACTTACATGATCGGTTTTATGATTACATAAATAACATCATTACCACACTGCCTCAGCCCTCAAGACTCTCTTCTACCGGACCATGAGTAACATGAAGCATCATGAAAATTGCATTGAACGACTGTTACTACATATCAGATATTGTTAAACCCTCTGCGAAACCACACAATGCACAAACGCAAAGCACCGTTCTGCATCTAAGACGACAGTAAAAATTTAACTGATGACAATTTGCCTCCTTCCCTTCTCAAAGTAACACATACTACCAATTAGCTTGATTATCACAGCAACAGTGACACACTGACACATATGCATCAACCAATTCTAACCCTATTTCCTCTAGAGACACCATCAGCCTACACAAGATCGAGGATAAGATGTACGCAACCTCTATGAATCTCAAAAGATTAATTCTTTTACCCGCATACTTCCAAAATTCATACTTGTAGATCACTGAAGTAACATCACAACTTCTACTCCATAAGTCTATACAAATTAGCAGTAAGCGAATTTCATCAACATAAGTTCCTCCGTATTAACCACTAGGCTAAGACAACTTCGGTCAGCAGAAGTAACAATTAGAAGTTTAGAACAATTAGAGAGACTTACAGAACCATCAAACATCCGGATGACCTCTTTCGCCTCCTCAACGCTTTCCATTGTCACAAATCCAAACCCTCTGCTCCTATCAGTCATCTTATCATGTATTATCTGCAATTCAGACCAAACTGATTAAAACAGTGGCGGAACTGGAGTGGCTAGCAGGTGCGCTCGTTCTTTACATATTCAAACTTTCAAActtttaattaaaatttccgaACTTTTTTCAAGTATACCATACTACATTACTCATTGTCCGGTGACACGTCTGACAACTACAAATCCCAATTCCGCCACATTAATAATGTTCAAATTTAAGACAATTGTAACTTTTAATAAAAATTTCCAAACTTTTTCCGAGTTTACCATAATACATTACTCGTTCGTCCGTCCCCTAATAACTACAAATCCCAATTCCGCCA is a window encoding:
- the LOC141594739 gene encoding 33 kDa ribonucleoprotein, chloroplastic-like; translated protein: MAAAAGAISSLSAIVTPSSSSSTSLTPLPSDHFHSFTHFSPKPSKHLHKSLFLKPSNFNTTPLPFLFPFHLCHSSSAFGDIESSDISGDDEVQDSEIDETDVEENDVRSSDGGRVYVGNLPFSMTSSQLSEIFSRAGQIKSVEIIHDKMTDRSRGFGFVTMESVEEAKEVIRMFDGSEVGGRTIRVNFPEVPKGGERKMMGAKIRISNQSFVDTPHKIYAGNLGWGVTTQGLRDAFSNQAGFSSAKVVYERDSGRSRGFGFVSFQSAEDAQSAISDMNGVELEGRPLRLNMATDRSRSNAAAATGQSENHRNPNNEETISAMDV